From Trichormus variabilis 0441, one genomic window encodes:
- a CDS encoding vWA domain-containing protein encodes MQNLFRYLRTNKPLLFGIYGAIGCLIAAILLGEPLLALTKLAPSSQQTPQAIVLLIDASSSMSDGKLTEVKTAATKFVERRNLTQDKLAVVSFGLDIQTATPLTDNADTLESAIASLSEAGGTPMAQGLDAAIGELQATFLSRNILLFTDGVPDSQALASLSAQSARSQRINLIAVATGDADTNYLAQLTADPSLVFYANSGQFDQAFRNAEAAIYKQLVESEATGDYGVIYSALRTGGWTAFLAMGIALALIMGQNHYMHRRLFTFNQGSVSTIGSLAAGMVAGATGQLLFLPLTNGIPYIALVQSVLNWSVFGALFTGFLSLFIRRLQKLQLSSVLLTGAIGGALAAGAWLMSAAYVGDMLARFMAAIIFSICIRLLSGSTVLSLVALIAIATFGQLVFLSIPGFSILDTIGRIIGWAILGLLVGGGTRFFVPNLKLDKALFGGSIGGTLGAIGFLVAAGVFGDIPGRLSGAAILGFFIGLMIAWVEQEQLNHEPYLLVHWTSTEKTSLLLGAKPVLIGSSIDAQIPLNASEGFTPITAKIYQEGANIVMQFDPEYAGRKNMKQTLQELNVGDTRKLGNITIEVKAATNQ; translated from the coding sequence ATGCAAAACTTGTTTAGATACTTACGAACAAACAAACCCCTACTATTTGGAATATACGGCGCAATTGGTTGCTTAATTGCGGCGATTTTACTAGGAGAACCATTACTGGCCTTAACTAAACTTGCACCATCTTCGCAACAAACTCCCCAAGCAATTGTTTTGTTGATTGATGCTTCTTCCAGTATGAGCGATGGTAAATTAACAGAAGTTAAAACCGCCGCCACGAAATTTGTAGAACGTCGTAACCTAACTCAAGATAAACTTGCTGTAGTCAGTTTTGGATTAGACATTCAAACCGCTACTCCTTTGACTGATAATGCCGACACTCTTGAAAGTGCGATCGCCAGTTTATCAGAAGCTGGTGGTACTCCTATGGCACAAGGCTTAGATGCAGCAATAGGAGAGTTGCAGGCTACATTCCTCAGTCGCAACATCTTATTATTTACCGATGGCGTGCCAGATTCCCAAGCTCTAGCCTCCCTGTCCGCCCAATCTGCGAGAAGTCAGAGAATTAACTTGATAGCAGTTGCGACTGGTGACGCTGACACAAATTATCTAGCGCAACTTACAGCTGATCCTTCTTTGGTGTTTTATGCCAATTCCGGTCAATTTGACCAAGCCTTCCGCAATGCTGAGGCTGCTATTTACAAGCAATTAGTCGAATCTGAAGCAACAGGAGATTACGGTGTAATATACTCTGCCCTACGAACTGGTGGCTGGACAGCTTTTCTGGCGATGGGTATAGCACTAGCTCTGATTATGGGGCAAAACCACTATATGCACCGTCGTCTGTTCACATTTAATCAAGGTAGTGTCAGTACTATAGGCAGTCTAGCGGCTGGTATGGTTGCAGGCGCAACTGGTCAATTACTTTTTTTGCCACTGACAAATGGTATTCCTTATATTGCACTGGTTCAAAGTGTTCTGAATTGGTCAGTTTTTGGTGCTTTATTTACAGGTTTTTTGTCTTTATTTATACGCAGACTCCAAAAACTACAACTATCGAGTGTCTTACTTACTGGCGCTATCGGTGGTGCTTTGGCTGCGGGTGCTTGGCTAATGTCTGCTGCTTATGTAGGAGATATGTTAGCGCGATTTATGGCTGCAATTATTTTTAGTATCTGTATTCGACTATTATCTGGTTCCACCGTATTAAGTTTAGTTGCCTTAATTGCAATAGCCACCTTTGGTCAATTGGTATTTTTATCCATCCCTGGTTTTTCCATCTTAGACACCATTGGCAGAATCATCGGCTGGGCAATTTTAGGCTTATTGGTAGGTGGAGGAACACGCTTTTTTGTCCCAAATCTCAAGCTTGACAAAGCATTATTTGGTGGTAGTATCGGCGGTACTCTAGGAGCTATTGGTTTTTTAGTTGCTGCGGGAGTTTTTGGAGACATCCCTGGTCGTTTATCAGGTGCAGCCATATTAGGTTTTTTCATTGGTTTGATGATTGCTTGGGTAGAACAAGAACAATTAAATCATGAACCGTATCTCTTGGTGCATTGGACATCAACAGAAAAAACATCATTATTACTTGGTGCAAAACCAGTTTTAATTGGTAGCTCTATTGATGCTCAAATACCCTTAAATGCCTCGGAAGGATTTACACCAATTACAGCAAAAATTTATCAAGAAGGAGCCAATATTGTTATGCAATTTGATCCGGAATATGCTGGACGTAAAAATATGAAGCAAACTCTACAAGAATTAAATGTAGGTGATACCCGCAAGCTTGGTAACATCACCATAGAAGTGAAAGCTGCTACTAATCAGTAA